In Nonlabens agnitus, the DNA window TCATTTGAAGTAATTCCCAAAACCTCGTGCACATAATCAAACGTACTCAATAACCTAGGCTCGCCGTCAACGATAGCCACATCATGCTCAAAGTGTGCGCTGGGCTTACCGTCACGGGTTTTGATGGTCCAGCCATCTGGGAAATGCTTGATGCTTTTGGTTCCCATATTGATCATAGGTTCAATGGCGACGGTCATTCCTTCTACAAACTTTTTACCGCGACCACGTTTCCCGTAGTTAGGCATTTGGGGATCTTCATGCATCACACGTCCCAAACCATGTCCTACCAATTCACGCACCACACCATAACCAAAACCTTCACAATATTCCTGGATCGCATAACCTACATCGCCCACACGATTCCCTAAACGGAATTGCTCGATACCTATATATAAGGAGTTCTTGGTACGCTCGAGAAGCAACTTAGTCTCTTCCGGGACCTCACCAACCGTAAAAGTGTACGCATGGTCGCCATAAAAACCGTCCACAATTGCGCCGCAGTCAATGGATAGTACATCACCATCCTTGATCGCCACATCCTTGGGCAATCCATGAACCACCTCTTCGTTAGGGCTGATCAGCAGCGTGCTGGGACAATCGTACAACCCCTTAAATCCTGGAATGGCACCATTGTCTCTAATGTATTGTTCCGCTAGGTTGTCCAGTCGTTGCGAGGTCACGCCAGGTTTAATCTCTGCCGCGATCATACCTAGGGTTTTACTTACCATCAACGCCGCCTGGCGCATGATTTCTAGCTCTTCTTTGGTTTTGGTAACTATCATCTTGTCGTTTACAAGCTGCTAAAATAAGAAAGATGTAAGGATCCTGTAATATTTAAGATGGTGGCGTTCCCTACGGTCGGGCTTTACACTACAATCTTTTGTCGCGCTACCGCCGCAACAAAAGGATTTCCGTTTCAATCCCTAACGCAATTCCTTTTTAAACAAGCGAAATCTAGATCCAGTCCAGTTGCTCCTTAGTCAGTTCATGTTGCACGTTTCCTGTGTGTTTAATGGCAGCCGGTTCAATAAGCATCACATGAACTTCCTCTTCTGCTATTGGTAAATGATCCACACCTGCAGGAACCACAATCATTTCACCTGGATGAAGAATGACCTCGCTTTCCTGCCTGTCCGGCAGGCAGGCGCGAAAGCGAATTTTCAAAATTCCTTTTACCACATAAAAAAGTTCATCTTCCTGCTCATGATTGTGCCAAACAAACTCACCGTGCAATTTGGCAAGCTTGACTTGCTGCCCATTGAGTTCGCTAATGATTTTAGGCGTCCATGTTTCTTGGAATAGATCAAATTTTTCAGCTAGATTTATTTTGTCCATAATTAGGAGAATAAAAAAGGAGAGCGAATTGCTCTCCTTTAAAAGGTTTTAGTTTTGGTAGGAATGTTTATAATCCTGACCGCTGACGATTTTTAAAATGTCCTGTTCCAAAGTCTCTCGCGGGTATTCCACAAAGCGACCCAACTCTTCACCATCTCTATAGAAGATAAACGTTGGAACCCTGCTAATGTCATAACCGTTGACAAGATCTGCCGGTTCTCTTTTGGAACGGTCTACTGTGACCATGGTAAGATTGTTTTGATCATATCCAACGGCATCCAAAAGCTTGAAAAACTTAGGAGTTTCCCTTTTAGAATCTCCACACCAAGTTCCCATATAGGCACGTATGCTTACATCCTTCATCTCCGATTTCAATTCTGACACCACTGCGGCATCTGGTGTGTAGTCTTCATATCTAGGTGTAAACCAAGAGCTGAATGGCTCACTCTGGAAATCTTTCAAAGACGCAACGCCTTGCAGGTTGCCGTTGACCATCGTGGCCATTTGTGCTTCTGGTTTTGTCATTTCTACAGTGGCTACAGTTTTAGCCTCGCTAGTGCTGGTTGTGGTTGCTTCTTTTTGAGAACCACAAGCGGTAAGTAATATGGCAGCTATGGCTGCAGGTAGTATTTTTCTCATTTCTAATTTTATATTAAAGGTTTTTGTGTCATTTCTGCTGGCTGTTCAACGCCTATCAATTTTAAAATGGTAGGCGCAATATCGCCCAAAACACCATCTTTTATCGACTTAATATCTTGATCTACCAGAATAAGCGGTACAGGATTAGTCGTATGCGCTGTGTTTACACTACCATCAGGATTGATCATCACTTCACAATTCCCATGATCTGCAATCACAATCACCGTATAACCATTATCAACGGCAGCGTCAATTACTTGTTGTGCTGCATGGTCTACCGCTTCACAGGCGGCAACGGCAGCTTCCATACTTCCTGTATGTCCTACCATGTCAGGATTTGCAAAGTTCAAACAAATGAAATCGGCATATTGTTTTTTGATTTCAGGGATTATTTTTCCTGAAACGCAATCGATGGACATTTCTGGTTGTAGGTCATAGGTAGCCACCTTGGGTGATTTACACATGATGCGCTCCTCGCCGTCAAAGGGTTTCTCTTCACCACCATTAAAAAAGAAGGTTACATGAGGATACTTCTCGGTTTCTGCAATGCGTATTTGTTTCTTTCCTGCACCCGATAGGATCTCGCCTAAGGTGTTTTTCAAATTTGGTTTTTCAAAAATGACCTTGATGTCCTTGAAGTTTTCATCATAGGTCGTCATCGTCACATAGTACAAGTCCAGTTTGTGCGCATTTTGCTCATGAAAATCGCGTTGGGATAGCATGTCTGTCAACTCACGACCACGATCTGTACGGTAATTGAAGAAGATGACTACATCGCCGCTTTCTACCTTGGCGACCGGTTCGCCTCCATTTAAAGCGACAATGGGTTCAATAAACTCATCTGTCAATCCAGACGCATAACTCTCACGTACTGATGCGACCACATCATGGCTGGGCGCGCCCATACCATCGGTCATTAGGTGGTAGGCCTTGGCTACGCGTTCCCATCGCTGGTCACGATCCATGGCAAAATATCTACCTATGACGCTAGCGATTTGTGCCGGTGTCTGTGCAATGTGCTGTTCCAACTCTTCCAGAAATCCAGCTCCAGATTTTGGGTCCACATCGCGACCGTCTGTAAAGGCGTGTACAAAAAGATCTTCCAGCCCATAATCCAGCGCAGCATCGATTAATGCTTTCAAGTGGTTGATGTGTGCGTGAACGCCACCATCTGATACCAATCCTGCAAAATGTACTTTTTTGGAGTTCGCTTTCGCGAAAGCGAATGCATCCACCAGCACTTGTTCATCTTTAAGACTATTTTCTCGAACGGCTTTATTGATTTTGGCAAGGTCCTGATACACGATGCGACCAGCGCCCAGGTTCATGTGACCTACCTCGCTATTGCCCATCTGGCCGTCTGGCAGGCCAACATTCTCGCCATCTGTGCGTAGCGTGGCGTGTGGATATTTATCGTAAAGACTGTCTATATATGGCGTGTTTGCCTGTGCGATCGCGCTGACCTTGGGATCTTGAGTGATTCCCCAACCGTCCAGGATCATGAGCATGGTTTTCTTATTCACGGGTATGGTTTTAAGAAAATAAAGGTAAGCAATAGAGTTTTTACGAGTTGTAAAATGAGCTTAAGATTGAGAAATCGCCTGCGCCACCATCCAGCCACCGGTCCAGGCGTTTTGGAAGTTAAAGCCGCCGGTAATGGCGTCAATATTTAATATCTCGCCAGCAAAATAGAGGTTTTCCTGCTTGCGGCTCGCAAAAGTTCTAAAGTCCACTTCTTTTAAATCAATGCCGCCGGCAGTAACAAATTCTTCCTTAAAGGTACTTTTTCCATCGACTTTAAAAACACTTGCGGTTAGAGTAATAGCTAATTCTTTTAGGATCTGGTTGGAACATTCGGCCCAGGTCTTGTCTTCTAAATTCAAGCTGTGAACCAAGTAATTCCAGAGCCTTTTTGGAATCTCATACAACCGATCGTTGGAAATCTGCTTTTTACTATCGTCACGTTTGGCGAGCAGCATCTCGTAACATTCTTCTTGCGAAATATAATTGAGCCAGTTGATGGCCACGTCAAATTTGTAGTTGGAATTATGAAGCTGCACTGCGCCCCAAGCGCTCATTTTGAGAATGGCCGGTCCAGAAAATCCCCAATGCGTAATCAACAGCGGTCCTTGAGATTCTAGTTGTAACTGCGGCACTTCAACACGAGCTTCCAGTGCAATACCAGCAAGGTCTGTAATGGCTTTGTCAACTATATTAAAGGTAAAGAGTGACGGCACGGCATCTACAATGGTATGACCTAAGCACTTCATCATCTCCCAAATCTTTGGGCTGCTACCAGCCGTAACGACTAGATGATCGCAAGTGAATTCGTCGGTTTTGGTAATCACTTTCCAATGGTCATGTCGCTCTAGCGCCATTACATTTTGTGAGGTCAATACTTGAATATGGTGTTTTTTGGCCAGACTAAGAAAGCAATCGATGATAGTCTGAGAAGAATCTGTGATGGGAAACATGCGGCCATCGTCCTCTATTTTGAGTTCCACGCCACGATCTGCAAACCAGGCAATGGTGTCGCCGGTCATAAATTTGTGGAATGGTCCCAGCAGTTCTTTTTCACCTCGCGGATAATTGCCTGTCAATGGTTTTGGATCGAATTCGGCATGAGTGACGTTGCATCGTCCACCGCCAGAAATACGTACTTTTTGAAGCACGTCCTTACCACGTTCTAATATGGTGATGGAAAGATCCGGACGCTGCTCGGCGAGGTTAATGGCTGTAAAGAAGCCTGCCGCGCCACCGCCGATGATAATTGTGTTAGAGAAGCATTCAAGAATCAC includes these proteins:
- a CDS encoding cupin domain-containing protein, which encodes MDKINLAEKFDLFQETWTPKIISELNGQQVKLAKLHGEFVWHNHEQEDELFYVVKGILKIRFRACLPDRQESEVILHPGEMIVVPAGVDHLPIAEEEVHVMLIEPAAIKHTGNVQHELTKEQLDWI
- the map gene encoding type I methionyl aminopeptidase encodes the protein MIVTKTKEELEIMRQAALMVSKTLGMIAAEIKPGVTSQRLDNLAEQYIRDNGAIPGFKGLYDCPSTLLISPNEEVVHGLPKDVAIKDGDVLSIDCGAIVDGFYGDHAYTFTVGEVPEETKLLLERTKNSLYIGIEQFRLGNRVGDVGYAIQEYCEGFGYGVVRELVGHGLGRVMHEDPQMPNYGKRGRGKKFVEGMTVAIEPMINMGTKSIKHFPDGWTIKTRDGKPSAHFEHDVAIVDGEPRLLSTFDYVHEVLGITSNEEDPYRWKE
- the gpmI gene encoding 2,3-bisphosphoglycerate-independent phosphoglycerate mutase — protein: MNKKTMLMILDGWGITQDPKVSAIAQANTPYIDSLYDKYPHATLRTDGENVGLPDGQMGNSEVGHMNLGAGRIVYQDLAKINKAVRENSLKDEQVLVDAFAFAKANSKKVHFAGLVSDGGVHAHINHLKALIDAALDYGLEDLFVHAFTDGRDVDPKSGAGFLEELEQHIAQTPAQIASVIGRYFAMDRDQRWERVAKAYHLMTDGMGAPSHDVVASVRESYASGLTDEFIEPIVALNGGEPVAKVESGDVVIFFNYRTDRGRELTDMLSQRDFHEQNAHKLDLYYVTMTTYDENFKDIKVIFEKPNLKNTLGEILSGAGKKQIRIAETEKYPHVTFFFNGGEEKPFDGEERIMCKSPKVATYDLQPEMSIDCVSGKIIPEIKKQYADFICLNFANPDMVGHTGSMEAAVAACEAVDHAAQQVIDAAVDNGYTVIVIADHGNCEVMINPDGSVNTAHTTNPVPLILVDQDIKSIKDGVLGDIAPTILKLIGVEQPAEMTQKPLI
- a CDS encoding thioredoxin family protein, whose amino-acid sequence is MRKILPAAIAAILLTACGSQKEATTTSTSEAKTVATVEMTKPEAQMATMVNGNLQGVASLKDFQSEPFSSWFTPRYEDYTPDAAVVSELKSEMKDVSIRAYMGTWCGDSKRETPKFFKLLDAVGYDQNNLTMVTVDRSKREPADLVNGYDISRVPTFIFYRDGEELGRFVEYPRETLEQDILKIVSGQDYKHSYQN
- a CDS encoding BaiN/RdsA family NAD(P)/FAD-dependent oxidoreductase; translated protein: MILECFSNTIIIGGGAAGFFTAINLAEQRPDLSITILERGKDVLQKVRISGGGRCNVTHAEFDPKPLTGNYPRGEKELLGPFHKFMTGDTIAWFADRGVELKIEDDGRMFPITDSSQTIIDCFLSLAKKHHIQVLTSQNVMALERHDHWKVITKTDEFTCDHLVVTAGSSPKIWEMMKCLGHTIVDAVPSLFTFNIVDKAITDLAGIALEARVEVPQLQLESQGPLLITHWGFSGPAILKMSAWGAVQLHNSNYKFDVAINWLNYISQEECYEMLLAKRDDSKKQISNDRLYEIPKRLWNYLVHSLNLEDKTWAECSNQILKELAITLTASVFKVDGKSTFKEEFVTAGGIDLKEVDFRTFASRKQENLYFAGEILNIDAITGGFNFQNAWTGGWMVAQAISQS